One Mya arenaria isolate MELC-2E11 chromosome 5, ASM2691426v1 genomic window carries:
- the LOC128233922 gene encoding contactin-1-like, with protein MIVVALSLVLHAAITIWTEKNVTKMEDGPESAFLDVFSPFVLTEGETIKIIGCTSDCWPGCRQKWMNAANVTIQLSGTLSLGRATRDNAGSYVCVLENTAKEYNNKAEASLILIVEYPPDVHIQTTNITSDDTSIVLECIANGVPNSYIYSNWKQEWPGFILARVIPESGYSTLRLTNLSYEYSGIYTCSVSNGVVQYPTAETVMEASTYLLVKDAPIVLFPKLSHDDVIVLSSKLGDTLSIQVNFYSNYGRVAAYLKDSSYNSSENKSVTLDVSETNVELPVFDQVLNDSGFVLNITIIIEEADDFTVYPVSIENDFKATLLYIDVKSEGPPETPWTFTIEEVMQHSIDISWFGNFNGGFKQTFAIQTSMDGVDWSNATLLEEDVPNTNEQYHQTVDNLDHTTTYYLRMYAFNVLGESEHTSVMQATTATALEDITQSHASVIGGVVGGCLGVAVAVIVIVFVLRRWYTLNCSCNMSLSRKKDVPSDQDGCWKR; from the exons ATGATTGTAGTTGCACTGTCATTGGTGTTACATGCGGCCATAACGATTTGGACCGagaaaaatgttacaaaaatggAAG ATGGTCCGGAGAGCGCTTTTCTAGACGTGTTTTCCCCGTTCGTTTTGACGGAAGGggaaacaatcaaaatcataGGATGCACTTCCGACTGTTGGCCTGGCTGTCGACAGAAGTGGATGAACGCTGCAAATGTTACAATACAACTTTCTGGCACACTTTCACTTGGGCGAGCTACCAGAGACAATGCTGGAAGCTATGTATGCGTCTTAGAAAACACTGCGAAAGAATACAATAATAAAGCCGAGGCTTCTTTGATATTGATTGTCGAAT ATCCCCCCGATGTTCACATACAGACCACAAACATAACATCCGATGACACTTCCATTGTCTTAGAATGCATTGCAAACGGTGTGCCGAACTCATATATATACAGCAATTGGAAACAGGAGTGGCCAGGTTTTATTTTAGCCAGAGTCATTCCTGAAAGTGGATATTCAACATTACGCCTCACAAATCTTTCGTACGAATATTCTGGAATATACACATGCTCAGTCAGCAATGGTGTAGTGCAGTATCCAACAGCAGAGACCGTCATGGAAGCATCAACGTACCTGCTTGTAAAAG atGCGCCCATTGTACTATTTCCTAAGTTATCTCATGATGACGTCATCGTTTTATCTAGCAAACTTGGAGACACACTTTCAATACAAGTAAACTTTTACTCCAATTACGGAAGGGTGGCTGCCTATTTAAAGGACTCCAGTTATAATTCGAGCGAGAACAAGAGCGTTACTTTGGATGTTTCTGAAACTAATGTTGAATTACCTGTTTTTGATCAAGTTCTTAACGACAgtggatttgttttaaatatcactATCATCATTGAGGAAGCAGACGATTTTACCGTTTATCCTGTCagtattgaaaatgatttcaaaGCAACTTTACTATACATCGATGTTAAATCAGAAG GTCCTCCTGAAACCCCCTGGACTTTTACGATAGAAGAAGtcatgcagcattccatagacATTTCTTGGTTTGGGAATTTTAATGGTGgattcaaacaaacatttgctaTACAAACCAGCATGGACGGTGTTGATTGGAGTAATGCTACATTGTTAGAGGAAGACGTACCGAACACAAATGAACAATACCACCAAACAGTTGATAACTTGGACCATACAACAACTTATTATCTTCGCATGTACGCGTTCAATGTGCTTGGTGAAAGTGAGCACACATCTGTTATGCAGGCTACAACTGCTACTGCCCTag AAGACATCACTCAAAGTCATGCTTCAGTTATTGGTGGAGTAGTTGGAGGATGTCTCGGAGTGGCTGTTGCTGTAATCGTCATAGTGTTTGTTCTGAGACGATGGTACACATTGAACTGTTCCTGTAACATGTCCCTATCGAGGAAGAAAG ATGTACCTTCAGATCAAGATGG cTGTTGGAAACGATAG